The following are encoded together in the Citrobacter arsenatis genome:
- the accC gene encoding acetyl-CoA carboxylase biotin carboxylase subunit translates to MLDKIVIANRGEIALRILRACKELGIKTVAVHSSADRDLKHVLLADETVCIGPAPSVKSYLNIPAIISAAEITGAVAIHPGYGFLSENANFAEQVERSGFIFIGPKADTIRLMGDKVSAITAMKKAGVPTVPGSDGPLGDDMDANRAHAKRIGYPVIIKASGGGGGRGMRVVRSDAELAQSISMTKAEAKAAFNNDMVYMEKYLENPRHIEIQVLADGQGNAIYLAERDCSMQRRHQKVVEEAPAPGITPELRRYIGERCAKACVDIGYRGAGTFEFLFENGEFYFIEMNTRIQVEHPVTEMITGVDLIKEQLRIAAGQPLSIKQDEVVVKGHAVECRINAEDPNTFLPSPGKITRFHAPGGFGVRWESHIYAGYTVPPYYDSMIGKLICYGENRDVAIARMKNALQELIIDGIKTNVDLQIRIMNDEHFQHGGTNIHYLEKKLGLQEK, encoded by the coding sequence GCACTCAAGCGCGGATCGCGATTTAAAACACGTATTGCTGGCGGATGAGACGGTCTGTATTGGACCGGCTCCGTCCGTAAAAAGCTATCTGAACATCCCGGCTATCATTAGCGCTGCTGAAATCACCGGCGCGGTGGCAATTCACCCGGGCTATGGCTTCCTCTCTGAGAACGCCAACTTTGCTGAGCAGGTTGAACGTTCCGGCTTTATCTTCATCGGCCCAAAAGCCGACACCATCCGCCTGATGGGCGACAAAGTGTCCGCAATCACCGCCATGAAGAAAGCTGGCGTACCGACAGTCCCAGGCTCTGACGGCCCGCTGGGCGATGACATGGACGCTAACCGCGCTCATGCTAAACGCATCGGCTACCCGGTTATTATCAAAGCCTCCGGCGGCGGCGGCGGTCGCGGTATGCGCGTCGTGCGCAGCGATGCCGAACTGGCACAATCCATCTCCATGACCAAAGCGGAAGCGAAAGCAGCTTTCAACAACGACATGGTTTACATGGAGAAGTACCTGGAAAACCCACGTCACATCGAAATTCAGGTGCTGGCAGACGGTCAGGGTAACGCGATTTATCTGGCAGAACGTGACTGCTCCATGCAGCGTCGTCACCAGAAAGTCGTCGAAGAAGCACCAGCGCCGGGTATTACCCCGGAACTGCGTCGCTACATCGGCGAGCGTTGCGCCAAAGCGTGCGTTGATATCGGCTATCGCGGGGCGGGTACTTTCGAGTTCCTGTTCGAAAACGGCGAGTTCTACTTCATTGAGATGAACACCCGTATTCAGGTTGAACACCCGGTAACCGAAATGATCACCGGCGTTGACCTGATCAAAGAGCAGCTGCGCATCGCTGCTGGACAACCACTGTCCATCAAGCAGGACGAAGTTGTGGTTAAAGGCCATGCGGTAGAATGCCGTATCAACGCCGAAGACCCGAACACCTTCCTGCCAAGCCCGGGTAAAATCACGCGTTTCCACGCGCCGGGTGGCTTTGGTGTGCGCTGGGAGTCTCATATTTACGCAGGCTACACCGTACCTCCGTACTATGACTCAATGATCGGTAAGCTGATCTGCTATGGTGAAAACCGCGACGTAGCGATCGCCCGCATGAAAAACGCATTGCAGGAACTGATCATCGACGGTATCAAAACCAACGTCGATCTGCAGATCCGCATCATGAATGACGAGCATTTCCAGCACGGTGGAACCAATATCCACTATCTGGAGAAAAAACTCGGACTTCAGGAAAAGTAA
- a CDS encoding YhdT family protein, translating into MDARFVQAHKEARWALWLTLLYLASWLVAAYLPDSTLGFTGLPHWFEMACLLTPLVFIVLCWAMVKFIYRDIPLEDDDAA; encoded by the coding sequence ATGGACGCTCGTTTTGTTCAGGCCCATAAAGAGGCGCGCTGGGCGCTGTGGCTGACCCTTTTATATCTTGCCTCATGGTTAGTGGCCGCTTACTTACCCGATTCCACGCTCGGTTTTACTGGCTTACCGCACTGGTTCGAAATGGCCTGCCTGCTAACGCCGCTGGTTTTTATCGTACTGTGCTGGGCGATGGTGAAGTTCATCTATCGCGACATTCCGTTGGAGGATGACGATGCAGCTTGA
- the panF gene encoding sodium/pantothenate symporter: protein MQLEVIFPLVAYLLVVFGLSVYAMRKRVTGTFLNEYFLGSRSMGGIVLAMTLTATYISASSFIGGPGAAYKYGLGWVLLAMIQLPAVWLSLGILGKKFAILARRYNAVTLNDMLFARYQSRLLVWLASLSLLVAFVGAMTVQFIGGARLLETAAGIPYETGLLIFGVSIALYTAFGGFRASVLNDTMQGMVMLIGTIVLLVGVVHAAGGLSNAVVTLQTIDPKLVSPQGADDILSPTFMTSFWVLVCFGVIGLPHTAVRCISYKDSKAVHRGIIIGTIVVAILMFGMHLAGALGRAVIPDLTVPDLVIPTLMVKVLPPIAAGIFLAAPMAAIMSTINAQLLQSSATIIKDLYLNLRPEQLKNETRLKRMSAVITLLLGALLLLAAWKPPEMIIWLNLLAFGGLEAVFLWPLVLGLYWERANAAGALSAMIVGGVLYAVLATFNVQYLGFHPIVPSLLISLLAFLIGNRFGSAVPQAAILTTDK from the coding sequence ATGCAGCTTGAAGTTATTTTTCCGCTGGTCGCCTATCTGTTGGTGGTCTTCGGTCTTTCTGTTTATGCCATGCGTAAGAGAGTGACCGGCACCTTCCTGAATGAATATTTTCTTGGCAGCCGTTCGATGGGCGGCATCGTTTTAGCGATGACGCTGACAGCCACTTATATCAGTGCCAGTTCATTTATTGGCGGTCCCGGTGCTGCCTACAAATATGGGCTAGGTTGGGTGCTGCTGGCAATGATTCAGCTTCCGGCCGTCTGGCTCTCTCTGGGTATACTCGGCAAGAAATTCGCTATTCTGGCCCGTCGTTATAATGCCGTTACCCTCAACGATATGCTGTTTGCGCGCTACCAGAGCCGCCTGCTGGTGTGGCTGGCGAGCCTTAGCCTGCTGGTCGCCTTTGTCGGCGCAATGACCGTGCAGTTTATTGGCGGTGCGCGTTTGCTGGAAACCGCTGCGGGCATCCCTTACGAAACCGGTTTGCTGATTTTTGGCGTCAGTATCGCATTGTATACGGCGTTCGGCGGATTTCGCGCCAGCGTGCTGAACGACACCATGCAGGGCATGGTGATGCTGATTGGTACTATCGTTCTACTGGTCGGTGTCGTTCACGCTGCCGGTGGCCTGAGTAATGCGGTAGTAACCCTGCAAACCATCGATCCTAAACTGGTTTCGCCGCAGGGTGCTGATGACATTCTGTCACCCACGTTCATGACCTCATTCTGGGTACTGGTATGCTTTGGCGTCATTGGCCTGCCGCATACGGCGGTACGCTGCATCTCTTATAAAGACAGTAAAGCAGTGCACCGCGGCATTATCATCGGCACTATCGTGGTGGCGATCCTGATGTTTGGTATGCATCTGGCAGGTGCGTTGGGACGAGCGGTAATCCCTGACCTGACGGTACCGGATCTGGTTATCCCTACGCTGATGGTCAAAGTCTTGCCGCCGATAGCTGCCGGGATCTTCCTCGCGGCCCCCATGGCGGCGATCATGTCGACGATCAATGCCCAATTGCTGCAAAGTTCCGCTACGATCATTAAGGATCTGTATCTGAACCTTCGTCCGGAACAGCTGAAAAACGAAACCCGGCTGAAGCGCATGTCGGCAGTGATTACCCTGCTGCTGGGTGCATTATTGCTGCTGGCCGCCTGGAAACCGCCAGAGATGATTATCTGGCTTAACCTGCTGGCGTTTGGCGGACTGGAAGCCGTCTTCCTGTGGCCGCTGGTGCTGGGCCTGTACTGGGAGCGGGCAAACGCGGCGGGCGCATTGAGCGCAATGATTGTCGGCGGCGTACTTTATGCCGTACTCGCCACCTTTAACGTTCAGTACCTGGGCTTCCACCCGATTGTGCCCTCGTTACTGATAAGTTTGCTGGCTTTCCTGATTGGCAACCGTTTCGGTTCCGCCGT